In Salinarimonas sp., a genomic segment contains:
- a CDS encoding alpha-E domain-containing protein, whose amino-acid sequence MLSRTANSLFWLFRYTERADFVARILDATVRLAALPTSYGERNEWESALEAAGSAEIFRQHYGAVTEDTVRDFLAFSPHNPSSIRSCLERARTNARSVRTALTLEMWETINGAWLELAKRRNADMSREDFARFLEWVKGVSLEFDGSAYRTMLRNDAYYFTRLGVSIERADNTARILDVKYHVLLPPTERVGGSLDYFQWTTILREVQAHTAYHWVYRESVKPWLVADLLILNRQMPRSLACCYESLVRHLDLIADLYGRRGPAQRHASDCAARLSAMRIEEVFGRGLHEWVTEFIIDNNKLGAAIADQYLT is encoded by the coding sequence ATGCTCTCACGCACCGCCAACAGCCTGTTCTGGCTCTTCCGCTACACCGAGCGCGCGGATTTCGTCGCCCGCATCCTCGACGCCACGGTGCGCCTGGCCGCGCTGCCGACGAGCTACGGGGAGCGCAACGAATGGGAGAGCGCGCTCGAGGCGGCGGGCTCGGCGGAGATCTTCCGGCAGCATTACGGCGCCGTCACCGAGGATACGGTGCGCGACTTCCTCGCCTTCTCGCCGCACAATCCCTCCTCGATCCGCTCGTGCCTGGAGCGGGCGCGCACCAACGCGCGCTCGGTGCGCACGGCGCTGACGCTGGAGATGTGGGAGACGATCAACGGCGCCTGGCTCGAGCTCGCCAAGCGCCGCAACGCCGACATGAGCCGGGAGGACTTCGCCCGCTTCCTGGAATGGGTGAAGGGCGTCTCGCTGGAGTTCGACGGCTCGGCCTACCGCACGATGCTGCGCAACGACGCCTATTACTTCACGAGGCTCGGCGTCTCGATCGAGCGGGCGGACAACACGGCGCGCATCCTCGACGTGAAGTATCACGTGCTGCTGCCGCCGACGGAGCGGGTGGGCGGCTCGCTGGACTATTTCCAGTGGACCACGATCCTGCGCGAGGTCCAGGCCCACACGGCCTACCATTGGGTCTACCGCGAGAGCGTGAAGCCGTGGCTGGTGGCCGACCTCCTGATCCTCAATCGCCAGATGCCGCGCTCGCTCGCCTGCTGCTACGAGAGCCTGGTGCGCCATCTCGACCTCATCGCCGATCTCTACGGACGGCGCGGGCCCGCGCAACGCCACGCCAGCGACTGCGCCGCCCGGCTCTCCGCGATGCGGATCGAGGAGGTGTTCGGGCGCGGGCTGCACGAATGGGTCACGGAATTCATCATCGACAACAACAAGCTCGGCGCCGCCATCGCGGACCAGTACCTCACCTGA
- a CDS encoding circularly permuted type 2 ATP-grasp protein, whose translation MAAFDEMDGGHEPGACRAAYGKLKRWLDTTPREVFDARRSQAELFFRRIGITFAVYGDEEATERLIPFDIIPRLITRDEWERVEAGLKQRVRALNLFLADLYGKQESLRAGIIPQDLIFRNEHYRLEMQGLKVPHDVYCHIAGIDLVRVDADTFYVLEDNARTPSGVSYMLENREVMMRLFPELFAKHRVAPVENYPDALLATLRSVAPNAGKKDPTVALLTPGQYNSAYYEHSFLADQLGVELVEASDIFVREDRVYMRTTEGPKRVDVLYRRIDDEYLDPLVFRPDSVLGVPGLFAAYQAGNVTLANAVGTGIADDKAVYTYMPEIIRFFTGEEPILKNVPTWRCREEESLRYVLDHLPELVVKEVNGSGGYGMLVGPHATKDQLETFRRKLRHDPSGFIAQPTLALSTCPTFVASGVAPRHVDLRPFVLTGADEIRVVPGGLTRVALKEGSLVVNSSQGGGTKDTWVLDG comes from the coding sequence ATGGCGGCGTTCGACGAGATGGATGGCGGTCACGAGCCGGGCGCGTGCCGTGCGGCCTACGGCAAGCTGAAGCGCTGGCTCGACACCACGCCGCGCGAGGTGTTCGACGCCCGGCGCAGCCAGGCGGAGCTCTTCTTCCGGCGCATCGGCATCACCTTCGCCGTCTACGGCGACGAGGAGGCGACCGAGCGGCTGATTCCCTTCGACATCATCCCCCGCCTCATCACGCGGGACGAATGGGAGCGCGTCGAGGCGGGGCTCAAGCAGCGCGTGAGGGCGCTGAACCTCTTCCTCGCGGATCTCTACGGAAAGCAGGAGAGCCTGAGGGCGGGCATCATTCCCCAGGACCTCATCTTCCGAAACGAGCACTACCGGCTCGAGATGCAGGGGCTGAAGGTCCCGCACGACGTCTATTGCCACATCGCCGGCATCGACCTGGTGCGGGTGGACGCCGACACGTTCTACGTCCTCGAGGACAACGCGCGCACCCCGTCGGGCGTCTCCTACATGCTGGAGAACCGCGAGGTGATGATGCGGCTCTTCCCGGAGCTGTTCGCCAAGCACCGTGTCGCGCCGGTGGAGAACTACCCGGACGCGCTCCTGGCGACGCTGCGCTCGGTGGCGCCCAACGCCGGCAAGAAGGACCCGACGGTCGCGCTGCTCACGCCGGGGCAGTACAATTCGGCCTATTACGAGCACTCCTTCCTGGCCGACCAGCTCGGCGTCGAGCTGGTGGAGGCCTCCGACATCTTCGTGCGCGAGGACCGCGTCTACATGCGCACGACGGAGGGGCCAAAGCGCGTCGACGTGCTCTACCGGCGCATCGACGACGAATACCTCGACCCGCTGGTCTTCCGCCCGGATTCGGTGCTCGGCGTGCCGGGCCTGTTCGCCGCCTATCAAGCGGGCAACGTGACCCTCGCCAACGCCGTCGGAACGGGCATCGCCGACGACAAGGCGGTCTACACCTACATGCCGGAGATCATCCGTTTCTTCACCGGCGAGGAGCCGATCCTCAAGAACGTGCCGACCTGGCGCTGCCGCGAGGAGGAGTCGCTCAGGTACGTGCTCGACCACCTGCCGGAGCTCGTGGTCAAGGAGGTCAACGGCTCGGGCGGCTACGGCATGCTGGTGGGACCGCACGCGACCAAGGACCAGCTCGAGACCTTCCGCAGGAAGCTGCGCCACGACCCGTCGGGCTTCATCGCCCAGCCGACGCTGGCGCTCTCCACCTGCCCGACCTTCGTCGCCTCCGGCGTCGCGCCTCGGCACGTCGACCTGCGGCCCTTCGTGCTCACCGGCGCCGACGAGATCCGCGTCGTCCCGGGCGGGCTCACCCGCGTCGCGCTGAAGGAAGGCTCGCTCGTCGTGAACTCCAGCCAGGGCGGCGGCACCAAGGACACCTGGGTGCTCGACGGCTGA
- a CDS encoding LysE family translocator: MTFETWAAFAAASAVLLVIPGPTVLLVVSYALGQGLRVALPMAIGVALGDFTAMTLSMIGVGALLAASATAFTVVKWLGAAYLIYLGVRLWRAGGGGGEEPQPRTAATRPGRMLAHAWLVTTLNPKSIVFFVAFLPQFLDPAGDFLAQLLIFQATFLVLAFANAFGYAALAARARRLAQRPGVLRAVNRVGGTALMGAGVASLAMRTS, translated from the coding sequence ATGACCTTCGAGACCTGGGCGGCCTTCGCCGCCGCCTCCGCCGTGCTGCTCGTGATCCCGGGCCCGACCGTGCTGCTCGTCGTCTCCTACGCGCTGGGGCAGGGCCTGCGCGTGGCGCTGCCGATGGCGATCGGCGTCGCGCTCGGCGACTTCACGGCGATGACGCTCTCGATGATCGGCGTCGGCGCGCTGCTCGCCGCCTCGGCGACCGCCTTCACGGTCGTGAAATGGCTCGGCGCGGCCTACCTGATCTATCTCGGCGTCCGGCTCTGGCGCGCCGGAGGCGGAGGCGGAGAGGAGCCGCAGCCGCGCACGGCCGCGACCCGGCCCGGCCGCATGCTCGCCCACGCCTGGCTGGTGACGACGCTCAATCCGAAGAGCATCGTCTTCTTCGTCGCCTTCCTGCCGCAGTTCCTCGATCCCGCGGGCGACTTCCTCGCCCAGCTTCTGATCTTCCAGGCGACGTTCCTCGTGCTCGCCTTCGCCAACGCCTTCGGCTACGCGGCGTTGGCCGCTCGTGCGCGCCGCCTCGCGCAGCGTCCGGGCGTGCTGCGCGCCGTCAATCGCGTGGGCGGGACGGCGCTGATGGGGGCTGGCGTCGCGAGCCTCGCGATGCGCACGAGCTGA
- a CDS encoding tyrosinase family protein — protein sequence MPTRRDALLMGSALAAFTLAPGANVMRAFAQNSVPVRRSLATMKPDDPDLSAFREAVGILKGRSSGPVTWQTLYKIHGDGQVFNHCPHGNWYFLPWHRAFVVTYERVVREVTGKADFAMPYWDWSADRNFPAVFAAETYDGQPNPLFDQGRTLANISQPLPDQWVGPQVMDQIANEPTYDLFGSFMLPGQDSLDLNWVSPHPWKSSTQGLLENTPHNQIHNWIGGDMPTAQSPRDAIFQMHHGNIDRIWAEWNHTGHQNPSAYARDPNGDPIYPAAYWADMVFTDNFFYPDGTPWSPKVTDLEDTEALGYRYDFPQVPQEVLMAIGPRGDAARTQTLAALADRATGAAAGTTVTPVEGTARLSEPLWITVPVARETIAAIAAAPRGSSRLLMLAAPPPRPRVLAIIRDIAYTNQESTSFNVFLDRPGLDPSASTDDAHYVGSVSFFGPSGHAGHGGGTGDGMAGPGVVLDLTDAIARVYGPRTEVPEDLTLQVQPVPLGPADDLGEVGTFTPTSVEIVTVPA from the coding sequence ATGCCCACCCGCCGTGACGCCCTGCTCATGGGCTCCGCGCTCGCCGCCTTCACCCTCGCGCCGGGCGCGAACGTGATGCGCGCCTTCGCCCAGAACTCGGTCCCCGTCCGCCGCAGCCTGGCGACGATGAAGCCCGATGATCCGGACCTCTCCGCCTTCCGCGAGGCGGTGGGCATTCTCAAGGGCCGCAGCAGCGGGCCGGTGACCTGGCAGACGCTGTACAAGATCCACGGCGACGGGCAGGTGTTCAACCATTGCCCACACGGCAACTGGTACTTCCTGCCCTGGCATCGCGCCTTCGTCGTGACCTACGAGCGCGTGGTGCGCGAGGTCACCGGCAAGGCCGATTTCGCCATGCCCTATTGGGACTGGTCGGCGGACCGGAACTTCCCGGCGGTCTTCGCCGCGGAGACCTACGACGGACAGCCCAACCCGCTGTTCGACCAGGGCCGGACGCTCGCCAACATCAGCCAGCCGCTTCCGGACCAGTGGGTCGGGCCGCAGGTGATGGACCAGATCGCCAACGAGCCGACCTACGACCTGTTCGGCTCCTTCATGCTGCCGGGGCAGGACTCGCTCGACCTGAACTGGGTGTCGCCGCACCCCTGGAAGTCGAGCACGCAGGGCCTCCTCGAGAATACGCCGCACAACCAGATCCACAATTGGATCGGCGGCGACATGCCCACCGCCCAGTCGCCGCGCGACGCCATCTTCCAGATGCACCACGGCAACATCGACCGCATCTGGGCCGAGTGGAATCATACCGGCCATCAGAACCCGTCCGCCTATGCGCGGGACCCGAACGGCGATCCCATCTACCCCGCCGCCTATTGGGCGGACATGGTCTTCACCGACAACTTCTTCTATCCGGACGGCACGCCCTGGTCGCCGAAGGTCACCGATCTCGAGGACACGGAGGCGCTCGGCTATCGCTACGATTTCCCGCAGGTTCCGCAGGAGGTGCTGATGGCGATCGGCCCGCGCGGCGACGCGGCGCGCACGCAGACGCTCGCTGCGCTCGCCGATCGGGCGACGGGCGCGGCCGCCGGCACGACGGTGACCCCGGTCGAGGGCACGGCGCGCCTCTCCGAGCCGCTCTGGATCACGGTGCCGGTGGCGCGCGAGACCATCGCGGCGATCGCCGCGGCGCCGCGCGGATCGAGCCGCCTCCTCATGCTCGCCGCCCCGCCGCCGCGCCCGCGCGTGCTCGCCATCATCCGCGACATCGCCTACACGAACCAGGAATCCACGAGCTTCAACGTCTTCCTCGACCGCCCGGGCCTCGACCCGAGCGCCTCGACGGACGACGCGCACTACGTGGGCTCCGTCTCGTTCTTCGGCCCCTCCGGCCATGCCGGGCACGGCGGAGGGACCGGCGACGGCATGGCCGGGCCGGGCGTCGTGCTCGACCTGACGGACGCGATCGCTCGGGTCTACGGGCCGCGCACGGAGGTCCCGGAAGATCTCACCCTGCAGGTCCAGCCGGTGCCGCTCGGGCCGGCCGACGATCTCGGCGAGGTGGGCACCTTCACGCCGACGAGCGTGGAGATCGTCACCGTTCCGGCGTAA
- the radC gene encoding DNA repair protein RadC, with protein sequence MFDEDPPHYHGHRDRLRARFVEVGGDVLPDYELLELVLFRSIPRRDVKPLAKDLIRRFGGFAEVIGAPPARLAEVGGLREATIVDLKVVEAAGRRLAKGAVAKRPILSSWASVIDYCRTAMAFAEKEQLRILFLDKKNGLIADEVQQSGTVDHTPVYVREVVKRALELSATAIILVHNHPSGDPTPSSADVRMTREIVDAARPLGIVVHDHIIVGRDGHASLKGLKLI encoded by the coding sequence ATGTTCGACGAGGACCCTCCGCACTATCACGGACACCGCGATCGCCTGCGCGCGCGCTTCGTCGAGGTGGGCGGCGACGTCCTGCCCGACTACGAGCTGCTCGAGCTCGTGCTCTTCCGCTCGATCCCGCGCCGGGACGTGAAGCCGCTGGCGAAGGACCTGATCCGCCGGTTCGGCGGCTTCGCCGAGGTGATCGGCGCGCCGCCCGCGCGCCTCGCCGAGGTGGGCGGGCTCCGCGAGGCGACGATCGTCGACCTCAAGGTCGTCGAGGCGGCGGGCCGGCGGCTCGCCAAGGGCGCGGTCGCCAAGCGGCCGATCCTGTCCTCCTGGGCTTCGGTGATCGACTATTGCCGCACGGCCATGGCCTTCGCCGAGAAGGAGCAGCTGCGCATCCTCTTCCTCGACAAGAAGAACGGCCTCATCGCCGACGAGGTGCAGCAATCCGGCACCGTGGACCACACGCCGGTCTACGTCCGCGAGGTGGTGAAGCGCGCGCTCGAGCTCTCCGCGACGGCCATCATCCTCGTCCACAACCACCCCTCCGGCGACCCGACGCCCTCCTCCGCCGACGTGCGGATGACGCGGGAGATCGTCGACGCCGCCCGCCCCCTCGGCATCGTGGTGCACGACCACATCATCGTCGGGCGCGACGGGCACGCCAGCCTGAAGGGCTTGAAGCTGATCTGA
- a CDS encoding AMP-binding protein codes for MPHSDPLRHPERLRRTLFGALVDARDRFGKTFVILEDPQRQPLTYARLVLGALVLGRKLIEETQPGERVALFMPSVQATAVALFGLNAFGRVAAMLNFTAGARNLVSACETAKIRTIVTSRKFIEEGRLEEPLAAIAEGRRVVYLEDVRARLTSLDKISGLLASFRAKAIAKRAGGPDDPAVILFTSGAEGAPKAVCLTNANVIANAVQIAEHAGDALTTADTIFSPLPVFHSFGLTAGLVLGLLNGFKVVLYPSPLHYRMVPKLIGATNATFLLATDTFLQGYARAAGEGDLAGLRYVIAGAERIKDETRRLYERNGTEIMEGYGATECAPVLSCNLPGRNRHGSVGPFLPSIEWRLEPVEGIHQAGRLVVRGPNVMAGYLAPDDAGRLIAPPGGWYDTGDIVSVDDGFVTIRGRAKRFAKIGGEMISLAAVETMVQELWPEYNHVVVSFPDPRKGEQLVLVTDKPEADRESVLAFARERGFPELWAPRALLVVAGIPVLGSGKIDQVATVEMARGLLPML; via the coding sequence ATGCCGCATTCCGATCCCCTCCGCCATCCCGAACGCCTTCGCCGAACCCTTTTCGGCGCGCTGGTGGATGCGCGCGACCGGTTCGGCAAGACCTTCGTCATCCTGGAGGACCCGCAGCGCCAGCCGCTGACCTACGCGCGGCTCGTGCTCGGCGCGCTCGTGCTCGGTCGCAAGCTGATCGAGGAGACGCAGCCGGGCGAGCGCGTCGCGCTGTTCATGCCGAGCGTGCAGGCGACGGCGGTCGCGCTGTTCGGGCTCAACGCCTTCGGGCGCGTGGCGGCGATGCTGAACTTCACCGCCGGCGCGCGCAACCTCGTCTCCGCCTGCGAGACGGCGAAGATCCGCACCATCGTCACCTCCCGCAAGTTCATCGAGGAGGGGCGGCTCGAGGAGCCGCTGGCCGCAATCGCCGAGGGGCGCCGGGTGGTCTACCTCGAGGACGTGCGCGCGCGCCTCACCAGCCTCGACAAGATCAGCGGCCTCCTCGCGAGCTTCCGCGCCAAGGCGATCGCGAAACGCGCCGGCGGGCCGGACGACCCGGCGGTGATCCTGTTCACCTCGGGCGCCGAGGGGGCGCCCAAGGCGGTGTGCCTGACCAACGCCAACGTCATCGCCAACGCCGTGCAGATCGCCGAGCACGCCGGCGACGCGCTGACGACGGCAGACACGATCTTCTCGCCGCTGCCGGTGTTCCACTCCTTCGGCCTGACGGCGGGGCTGGTGCTGGGGCTCCTCAACGGCTTCAAGGTCGTGCTCTACCCGAGCCCCCTGCACTACCGCATGGTGCCCAAGCTGATCGGCGCGACGAACGCCACCTTCCTGCTCGCCACCGACACCTTCCTGCAGGGCTACGCCCGGGCCGCGGGCGAGGGCGACCTCGCCGGCCTGCGCTACGTCATCGCCGGCGCAGAGCGGATCAAGGACGAGACCCGCCGCCTCTACGAGCGCAACGGGACGGAGATCATGGAGGGCTACGGCGCCACCGAATGCGCGCCCGTGCTCTCCTGCAACCTCCCCGGCCGCAACCGGCACGGCTCGGTCGGCCCCTTCCTGCCGTCGATCGAATGGCGGCTCGAGCCGGTGGAAGGCATCCATCAGGCCGGGCGGCTCGTGGTGCGCGGCCCGAACGTCATGGCGGGCTATCTCGCGCCCGACGACGCCGGGCGCCTGATCGCGCCGCCGGGCGGGTGGTACGACACGGGCGACATCGTCTCGGTGGACGACGGCTTCGTCACCATTCGTGGACGCGCCAAGCGCTTCGCCAAGATCGGCGGCGAGATGATCTCGCTCGCGGCGGTGGAGACGATGGTCCAGGAACTCTGGCCGGAGTACAACCACGTGGTCGTCTCGTTCCCGGATCCGCGCAAGGGCGAGCAGCTCGTCCTCGTCACCGACAAGCCGGAGGCGGACCGCGAGAGCGTGCTCGCCTTCGCGCGCGAGCGGGGCTTTCCGGAATTGTGGGCGCCTCGCGCGCTCCTCGTCGTCGCCGGCATCCCGGTGCTCGGCTCGGGCAAGATCGACCAAGTGGCCACGGTGGAGATGGCGCGCGGGCTTCTGCCGATGCTCTGA
- a CDS encoding methyl-accepting chemotaxis protein, which yields MLTVPRGIAARLAFGFGFLIVLMGLLTWTSVSEINRLDDNLRQINEVNSRLQRFAINFRGSVHDRAIAIRDVVLVEDAAERRAAVDLIAALAATYSENERAMDTLVAQVNASVEERAILADIAAIQSRTNPLVAEIVRLQQAGEAGEARAILLQQVSGLFTEWLAAINRFIDFQEAANQRIGAEVNAAASGFQTTAVIALLVAAGLAAAAAILVGRSITVPAGRLTAAMQRLAAGDNDVAIPGDSRRDEIGDMARTVVVFRDNAIERARLQEADAERERAEDRQAQLETLIARFREVVQRTLASVNDGTRTMRTTVGSLTDVAGTAAGKASAARDASTTAASEVQAVASAAEQLSASIREIATQADRASEVVARATATAQCTNGKVASLAEAAERIGAVVDMIRTIAEQTNLLALNATIEAARAGEAGKGFAVVAAEVKTLASQTAKATDQIAEQITAVQGSTRESVEAIREIGGAVHEIESFMQAVGTAVQEQDGATREISHSISIASKGSTDATLNVETVASAIHETSGQARNLLDVSDELAGVAAELSEAVEAFLDGVAAGRGVDAPPPPTRRAA from the coding sequence ATGCTCACGGTTCCACGCGGGATCGCCGCGCGCCTCGCTTTCGGCTTCGGATTTCTCATCGTCCTGATGGGCCTGCTCACGTGGACTTCGGTGAGCGAGATCAATCGGCTGGACGACAACTTGAGGCAGATCAACGAGGTCAACAGCCGCCTGCAGCGGTTCGCCATCAACTTCCGCGGCAGCGTTCACGACCGCGCCATCGCCATTCGCGACGTCGTTCTCGTCGAGGATGCGGCCGAGCGTCGCGCCGCCGTCGACCTGATCGCGGCGCTGGCCGCGACCTATTCCGAGAACGAGCGCGCCATGGACACGCTCGTCGCGCAGGTGAACGCCTCCGTCGAGGAGCGCGCCATCCTCGCCGACATCGCCGCGATCCAGTCTCGCACGAATCCGCTCGTGGCCGAGATCGTCCGCTTGCAGCAGGCCGGGGAAGCGGGCGAGGCGCGCGCGATCCTGCTGCAGCAGGTGAGCGGGCTGTTCACCGAATGGCTCGCCGCCATCAATCGCTTCATCGATTTCCAGGAGGCGGCGAACCAGCGCATCGGCGCGGAAGTCAACGCGGCCGCGAGCGGCTTCCAGACCACCGCCGTGATCGCGCTCCTCGTCGCGGCGGGCCTCGCCGCCGCGGCCGCGATCCTCGTCGGTCGCTCGATCACCGTCCCGGCGGGTCGTCTCACCGCCGCGATGCAGCGCCTCGCCGCGGGCGACAACGACGTCGCCATTCCCGGCGACAGCCGCCGCGACGAGATCGGCGACATGGCCCGCACCGTGGTCGTCTTTCGCGACAACGCGATCGAGCGGGCGCGCCTCCAGGAGGCGGACGCCGAGCGGGAGCGCGCCGAGGACCGTCAGGCGCAGCTCGAGACCCTGATCGCCCGCTTCCGCGAGGTGGTGCAGCGCACGCTCGCCAGCGTCAACGACGGCACGCGCACCATGCGCACCACCGTCGGCTCGCTCACCGACGTCGCCGGCACCGCGGCGGGCAAGGCGAGCGCCGCGCGCGACGCCTCGACGACCGCCGCATCCGAGGTGCAGGCGGTGGCGAGCGCCGCCGAGCAGCTCTCTGCATCCATTCGCGAGATCGCGACCCAGGCGGATCGCGCCTCGGAGGTCGTCGCCCGCGCCACCGCCACCGCGCAGTGCACCAACGGCAAGGTCGCGAGCCTCGCGGAAGCGGCCGAGCGCATCGGCGCGGTGGTCGACATGATCCGCACCATCGCCGAGCAGACGAACCTCCTGGCGCTCAACGCCACGATCGAGGCGGCGCGCGCCGGCGAGGCGGGCAAAGGCTTCGCCGTCGTCGCGGCGGAGGTGAAGACCCTCGCCTCGCAGACCGCCAAGGCCACGGACCAGATCGCCGAGCAGATCACGGCCGTGCAGGGCTCGACGCGCGAGAGCGTCGAGGCGATCCGCGAGATCGGCGGCGCCGTGCACGAGATCGAGAGCTTCATGCAAGCGGTCGGCACCGCCGTGCAGGAGCAGGACGGGGCGACGAGGGAAATCTCCCACTCCATCTCGATCGCCTCCAAGGGCTCGACCGACGCGACGCTCAACGTCGAGACCGTCGCGTCCGCGATCCACGAGACCTCGGGGCAAGCCCGCAACCTGCTCGACGTCTCCGACGAGCTCGCCGGGGTCGCGGCCGAGCTCTCCGAGGCCGTCGAGGCCTTCCTCGACGGCGTCGCGGCCGGCCGCGGCGTGGACGCGCCGCCTCCGCCGACGCGCCGCGCCGCCTGA
- the gpt gene encoding xanthine phosphoribosyltransferase — MTPTTPKAFPVSWDQFHRDARALAWRLAESGPFEGIVCITRGGLVPAAIVARELEIRMIESVCIASYHDYKNQGGLQVLKEIAPAVRALGDGQGKGVLVIDDLVDTGKTARVVREMLPNAHFATVYAKPAGRPLVDTFITEVSQDTWIYFPWDLGYAFQPPIRDGAPG, encoded by the coding sequence ATGACGCCCACCACCCCCAAGGCCTTCCCCGTCTCCTGGGACCAATTCCACCGCGACGCCCGCGCGCTCGCCTGGCGCCTCGCCGAGAGCGGGCCGTTCGAGGGGATCGTCTGCATCACCCGCGGCGGCCTCGTGCCGGCGGCGATCGTGGCGCGGGAGCTCGAGATCCGCATGATCGAGAGCGTCTGCATCGCGAGCTATCACGACTACAAGAACCAGGGCGGGCTCCAGGTGCTCAAGGAGATCGCGCCCGCGGTGCGCGCGCTGGGCGACGGCCAGGGCAAGGGCGTGCTCGTGATCGACGACCTGGTCGACACCGGCAAGACCGCCCGGGTGGTGCGCGAGATGCTGCCGAACGCGCATTTCGCCACCGTCTACGCCAAGCCCGCGGGCCGGCCGCTGGTCGACACCTTCATCACCGAGGTGAGCCAGGACACCTGGATCTACTTCCCCTGGGACCTCGGCTACGCCTTCCAGCCGCCGATCCGCGACGGCGCGCCGGGGTAA
- a CDS encoding molybdopterin-binding protein → MSESVTAAILVIGDEILSGRTKDKNIGYIAEYLGALGVDLREVRVVPDIEAEIVAAVNALRGRYDYLFTTGGIGPTHDDITADSVAAALGRAIDVDPRAVAMMRERYSEGELNAARLRMARIPEGAELIENPISKAPGFMVENVIVMAGVPSIMQAMLDAVAPRLRTGAKMAVETLDAGGLAEGSYAEALGALAAEHPGVSIGSYPSFTGAGFRNQIVLRGRDPAAIATAAEAVRALLARLTSDNAPI, encoded by the coding sequence ATGAGCGAGAGCGTCACCGCGGCGATCCTGGTGATCGGCGACGAGATCCTGTCCGGGCGGACGAAGGACAAGAACATCGGCTACATCGCCGAGTACCTCGGGGCGCTCGGGGTCGACCTGCGCGAGGTGCGCGTCGTCCCCGATATCGAGGCGGAGATCGTCGCCGCCGTCAACGCGCTGCGCGGGCGCTACGACTACCTCTTCACCACCGGCGGCATCGGGCCGACGCACGACGACATCACCGCCGATTCGGTCGCCGCGGCGCTCGGGCGCGCCATCGACGTCGATCCGCGCGCGGTCGCGATGATGCGCGAGCGCTATTCGGAGGGCGAGCTCAACGCGGCGCGCCTGCGCATGGCGCGCATCCCGGAGGGCGCGGAGCTGATCGAGAACCCGATCTCGAAGGCGCCCGGCTTCATGGTGGAGAACGTGATCGTGATGGCCGGCGTGCCCTCGATCATGCAGGCCATGCTCGACGCCGTCGCCCCGCGGCTGCGCACCGGCGCGAAGATGGCGGTCGAGACGCTCGACGCCGGCGGCCTCGCCGAGGGCAGCTACGCCGAGGCGCTCGGCGCGCTGGCGGCCGAGCATCCGGGCGTCTCGATCGGCTCCTATCCGTCCTTCACCGGGGCCGGCTTCCGCAACCAGATCGTCCTGCGCGGGCGCGATCCCGCCGCCATCGCCACGGCGGCCGAGGCCGTGCGCGCGCTGCTCGCCCGCCTGACGTCCGACAACGCCCCGATCTGA